The following proteins are encoded in a genomic region of Streptomyces collinus Tu 365:
- a CDS encoding GvpL/GvpF family gas vesicle protein has translation MTAGLRYVYAVCRPLGAPLQAELTGIGGAPPALLHHHGLVAVVSTVPEHDFSEESLRARLEDLDWLSATARAHQGVIDALTTVTTPVPLRLATVFRDDSGVRSMIESREDDFRRILDRLEGRVEWGVKVYVESGPQEAKAPAPAAARPASGRDYLRRRRESAHAHEEKWRTAETFAETLHERLTRRAEDARLHPPQNSALSGTPGQNVLNAAYLVSRADSEEFVELVDRTKGEVPGVRVELTGPWAAYSFSGEER, from the coding sequence ATGACCGCGGGACTGCGGTACGTCTACGCCGTGTGCCGCCCCCTGGGCGCGCCCCTGCAGGCCGAACTGACCGGCATCGGGGGCGCGCCGCCGGCGCTGCTGCACCACCACGGGCTGGTCGCGGTGGTCAGCACCGTCCCGGAGCACGACTTCAGCGAGGAGTCGCTGCGGGCCCGCCTGGAGGACCTGGACTGGCTGTCCGCCACCGCCCGCGCCCACCAGGGCGTGATCGACGCGCTGACGACGGTCACCACCCCGGTGCCGCTGCGGCTGGCCACCGTCTTCCGGGACGACAGCGGGGTGCGCTCGATGATCGAGTCCCGGGAGGACGACTTCCGGCGCATCCTCGACCGGCTGGAGGGACGGGTCGAGTGGGGTGTCAAGGTGTACGTGGAGAGCGGGCCGCAGGAGGCGAAGGCCCCGGCGCCCGCCGCCGCGCGGCCCGCCAGCGGGCGGGACTACCTGCGCAGGCGGCGTGAGTCGGCGCACGCGCACGAGGAGAAGTGGCGTACCGCCGAGACCTTCGCCGAGACCCTGCACGAGCGGCTCACCCGGCGCGCGGAGGACGCCCGGCTGCACCCGCCGCAGAACTCCGCGCTGTCCGGCACGCCGGGCCAGAACGTGCTCAACGCCGCCTACCTGGTGAGCCGGGCCGACTCGGAGGAGTTCGTGGAACTGGTGGACCGCACCAAGGGCGAGGTGCCCGGCGTCCGCGTGGAGCTCACCGGGCCCTGGGCCGCCTACTCGTTCAGCGGGGAGGAACGGTGA
- a CDS encoding DUF6158 family protein, giving the protein MTGVDPSRLDDLQLMKELETIHRTRHDTLLYGSNDALRAHNERMAQLEGEYLRRNPRRLVSAGRTREGARERGCGEAATPHAAGT; this is encoded by the coding sequence ATGACCGGAGTCGACCCCAGCCGGCTGGACGACCTGCAGCTCATGAAGGAGCTGGAGACGATCCACCGCACGCGCCACGACACCCTCCTCTACGGCTCGAACGACGCGCTGCGGGCGCACAACGAGCGCATGGCACAGCTCGAGGGCGAGTACCTGCGCCGCAACCCGCGCCGCCTGGTCAGCGCGGGCCGCACCCGCGAGGGCGCCCGCGAACGCGGCTGCGGCGAGGCGGCGACCCCGCACGCCGCCGGCACCTGA
- a CDS encoding histidine phosphatase family protein, translating into MRLLLVRHGQTPSNLDRLLDTAAPGPGLTPLGAQQAAALPEALAGEGLDAVYASDLLRARLTAAPLAAARGLETAVRAGLREVSAGDLEMRPGGSPEGERYLRTVFAWAAGDLTLRMPGGESGAEALARYDEVVAEAAASGAAAVAMVSHGAAIRMWTAARAANVDVAFAAARPLANTGVVILDGSPADGWKALSWAGATVVPAGEGGPAGQPVDPAG; encoded by the coding sequence ATGCGCCTGCTCCTCGTCCGCCACGGCCAGACCCCCTCCAACCTGGACCGGCTGCTGGACACCGCCGCCCCGGGACCGGGCCTGACCCCGCTCGGCGCACAGCAGGCCGCCGCCCTGCCCGAGGCCCTCGCCGGCGAGGGCCTCGACGCCGTCTACGCCTCCGACCTGCTGCGGGCCCGGCTCACCGCCGCCCCGCTGGCCGCCGCCCGCGGCCTGGAGACGGCCGTACGCGCCGGCCTGCGCGAGGTGTCGGCGGGCGACCTGGAGATGCGGCCGGGCGGCTCCCCGGAGGGCGAGCGATACCTGCGCACCGTGTTCGCCTGGGCGGCCGGTGACCTCACGCTGCGGATGCCCGGCGGGGAGAGCGGGGCGGAGGCGCTGGCCCGCTACGACGAGGTCGTCGCCGAGGCCGCCGCGAGCGGCGCCGCCGCCGTCGCGATGGTCAGCCACGGCGCCGCCATCCGCATGTGGACCGCCGCCCGCGCCGCCAACGTCGACGTGGCCTTCGCCGCCGCCCGCCCGCTGGCCAACACCGGCGTGGTGATCCTGGACGGCTCGCCCGCCGACGGCTGGAAGGCGCTGTCGTGGGCCGGCGCCACCGTCGTACCGGCCGGGGAGGGCGGTCCGGCCGGGCAGCCCGTGGACCCGGCCGGATAA
- a CDS encoding SRPBCC family protein: MTSTTGPLGSAAGKATGAAKDNPVTDLVHSEAADRLKGEVQDYLSAQAERLLSGLGRKLGETTLKLNDIADGKSPGFAKLALDGGRKLAEGKGPLRTALELGASHAKDNVMNAVKNIGGGGKGKRKGGGGNKPTVILESIDVGVPVRTAYDQWTRLQDFSTFAKGVKSASRANDTDSDWQAKIFWSSRSWKAHTTEQVPDYRIQWTSEGAKGTVKGVVTFHPLGENLTRVLLVMEYYPSGFFEKTGNIWRAQGRRARLDLKHYARHISMKGEVDDGWRGEIRDGEVVKSHEDAVAEEEEQESQESQESGDEGPEEPEGQESEEGQEPEEGEESDESEEYEDEAEEPYEEDAEDEDAEDAEYEDEADDEPYGEEAPEEEQEYEDEAGGDGEAAEDEEYEDEEEPEPAGGGRSRR, translated from the coding sequence ATGACGTCGACGACGGGGCCGCTGGGCTCCGCGGCCGGCAAGGCCACGGGCGCCGCGAAGGACAACCCGGTGACCGACCTCGTGCACAGCGAGGCCGCCGACCGGCTGAAGGGTGAGGTGCAGGACTACCTGTCCGCTCAGGCCGAGCGGCTGCTGTCCGGCCTCGGCCGCAAGCTGGGCGAGACCACCCTCAAGCTCAACGACATAGCCGACGGCAAGAGCCCCGGCTTCGCCAAGCTCGCCCTCGACGGCGGGCGCAAGCTGGCCGAGGGCAAGGGCCCGCTGCGCACCGCGCTCGAACTCGGGGCCTCCCATGCCAAGGACAACGTGATGAACGCGGTCAAGAACATAGGCGGCGGCGGCAAGGGCAAGAGAAAGGGCGGCGGGGGCAACAAGCCCACCGTCATCCTGGAGTCCATCGACGTCGGCGTGCCGGTGCGCACCGCCTACGACCAGTGGACGCGGCTCCAGGACTTCTCGACCTTCGCCAAGGGCGTCAAGAGTGCCAGCCGGGCGAACGACACCGACTCCGACTGGCAGGCCAAGATCTTCTGGTCCAGCCGGAGCTGGAAGGCGCACACCACCGAGCAGGTGCCGGACTACCGCATCCAGTGGACCTCCGAGGGCGCCAAGGGCACCGTCAAGGGTGTCGTCACGTTCCACCCGCTGGGGGAGAACCTGACCCGGGTGCTGCTGGTCATGGAGTACTACCCGAGCGGCTTCTTCGAGAAGACGGGCAACATCTGGCGCGCCCAGGGCCGCAGGGCCCGGCTCGACCTGAAGCACTACGCCCGCCACATCAGCATGAAGGGCGAGGTGGACGACGGCTGGCGCGGCGAGATCCGCGACGGCGAGGTCGTCAAGAGCCACGAGGACGCGGTGGCCGAGGAGGAGGAGCAGGAGTCCCAGGAGTCCCAGGAGTCCGGCGACGAGGGGCCCGAGGAGCCGGAGGGCCAGGAGTCCGAGGAGGGCCAGGAGCCCGAGGAGGGCGAGGAGTCCGACGAGTCCGAGGAGTACGAGGACGAGGCGGAGGAGCCCTACGAGGAGGACGCCGAGGACGAGGACGCCGAGGACGCGGAGTACGAGGACGAGGCGGACGACGAGCCGTACGGCGAGGAGGCCCCGGAGGAGGAGCAGGAGTACGAGGACGAGGCCGGCGGGGACGGCGAAGCCGCCGAGGACGAGGAGTACGAGGACGAGGAGGAACCGGAGCCCGCCGGAGGCGGCAGGAGCCGTCGATGA
- a CDS encoding gas vesicle protein: MTTPNRFPPERSARFPEPYGSGSGANLADILERVLDKGVVIAGDIRINLLDIELLTIKLRLIVASVDKAKEMGIDWWETDPALSSRARRDELTRENAELRERLARLEELETGHVREEAP, translated from the coding sequence ATGACGACCCCCAACCGCTTCCCTCCCGAGCGGTCCGCCCGCTTCCCGGAGCCCTACGGCTCCGGGAGCGGGGCGAACCTCGCCGACATCCTGGAGCGCGTGCTCGACAAGGGCGTCGTGATCGCGGGCGACATCCGGATCAACCTGCTCGACATCGAACTGCTCACCATCAAACTGCGGCTCATCGTCGCCTCGGTCGACAAGGCCAAGGAAATGGGCATTGACTGGTGGGAGACCGACCCCGCCCTCTCCTCGCGCGCCCGCAGGGACGAGCTGACCCGGGAGAACGCCGAGCTCAGGGAACGGCTGGCGCGCCTGGAGGAGCTGGAGACCGGGCACGTGCGCGAGGAGGCCCCATGA
- a CDS encoding type 1 glutamine amidotransferase domain-containing protein, with product MRIAFLVAPEGVEQVELTEPWKAASDAGHEPVLVSTESGEIQAFNHLDKGDTFPVDEVVGEASAGSFGALVLPGGVANPDFLRMDEKAVAFVKDFFDGGRPVAAICHAPWTLVEAGVVRGRVLTSWPSLRTDIENAGGTWVDEQVKICDHGSNQLVTSRKPDDLKAFCDAFVHVFAGEVG from the coding sequence ATGCGTATCGCGTTTCTGGTGGCACCCGAGGGCGTCGAGCAGGTCGAGCTGACCGAGCCGTGGAAGGCGGCGTCCGACGCGGGGCACGAACCGGTGCTGGTGTCGACGGAGTCCGGTGAGATCCAGGCGTTCAACCATCTGGACAAGGGGGACACCTTCCCCGTGGACGAGGTGGTGGGCGAGGCGTCGGCCGGGTCGTTCGGCGCCCTGGTCCTGCCGGGCGGGGTGGCCAATCCGGACTTCCTGCGGATGGACGAGAAGGCCGTCGCGTTCGTGAAGGACTTCTTCGACGGGGGCCGTCCGGTGGCGGCCATCTGCCACGCGCCGTGGACGCTGGTGGAGGCCGGTGTCGTACGCGGCCGGGTGCTGACGTCGTGGCCGAGTCTGCGGACGGACATCGAGAACGCGGGCGGTACCTGGGTGGACGAGCAGGTGAAGATCTGCGACCACGGCTCGAACCAGCTGGTGACCAGCCGCAAGCCGGACGACCTGAAGGCGTTCTGCGACGCGTTCGTGCACGTCTTCGCGGGTGAGGTGGGCTGA
- a CDS encoding DUF2795 domain-containing protein yields the protein MQRGSDRLNVHRDDEMKHELKGMLSSGHPTRAEEWHDPEPAADDDPEVWSGPVGGLGSPASLERVRLELARHLSRHSFPADAGEVARALRRGNAPTPLVDAVARLPRAERYANVQQLAEALVGE from the coding sequence ATGCAGCGAGGCAGTGACCGGCTGAACGTCCACCGGGACGACGAGATGAAGCACGAGCTGAAGGGCATGCTCAGCTCCGGGCACCCGACGCGGGCCGAGGAGTGGCACGACCCGGAGCCGGCGGCCGACGACGACCCCGAGGTCTGGAGCGGCCCGGTCGGCGGTCTGGGATCGCCGGCGTCGCTGGAGCGGGTGCGGCTGGAGCTGGCCCGGCACCTGAGCCGGCACTCCTTCCCGGCGGACGCCGGGGAGGTGGCCCGTGCGCTGCGGCGCGGCAACGCGCCCACCCCGCTGGTCGACGCGGTGGCCCGGCTGCCGCGCGCGGAGCGGTACGCCAACGTGCAGCAGCTCGCGGAGGCGCTGGTGGGCGAGTGA
- a CDS encoding bifunctional phosphatase PAP2/diacylglycerol kinase family protein, which yields MSADVDLTAVPKSGRRALRALLAADTRLFEAAAAWHWPGAERVLPRLSRSANHGVLWFATAAAIAASRTPRARRAATRGIASLSLASVTINTLGKRSVRRARPVLDTVPAVRQLKRQPITTSFPSGHAASAAAFAAGVALESPRWGAVVAPVAFSVAASRVYTGVHFPSDVLAGAALGAGAAFAVRGLVPTRAQITPPPRPRAEAPALPEGEGLVVVANRASGSSDRVRVLQAALPGAEIVECEPQDVPAELEKAAARARALGVCGGDGTVNAAAATAMRHGLPLAVLPGGTLNHFAYDLRLEDERKVADAVRAGEAVRVDVGRFAAGRQEGIFVNTFSLGVYPELVRVRERWSKRIGGWPAGLLGAMKVLRADRHPLEVELGGRQRPLWLLFVGNGMYHRMGLAPGRRTDLADGLLDVRVVHGSRRPALRLLAAAAAGPLTRSPAHAAVQLNRLRLTGLAPGTPLAYDGEVTEVEGDVLVEKLPEALTVYRPLS from the coding sequence ATGAGCGCAGACGTCGACCTGACCGCCGTCCCGAAGAGTGGCCGGCGCGCCCTGCGGGCGCTGCTGGCCGCTGACACCCGGCTGTTCGAGGCGGCCGCCGCATGGCACTGGCCCGGTGCCGAGCGGGTGCTGCCGAGGCTGAGCCGGAGCGCGAACCACGGGGTGCTGTGGTTCGCCACGGCCGCCGCGATCGCGGCCAGCCGGACGCCGCGGGCCCGGCGGGCCGCGACCCGCGGGATCGCCTCGCTGAGCCTGGCCTCCGTGACCATCAACACGCTCGGCAAGCGCTCGGTGCGCCGCGCCCGGCCGGTGCTGGACACGGTGCCGGCGGTGCGGCAGCTCAAGCGGCAGCCGATCACCACGTCCTTCCCGTCGGGGCACGCCGCCTCGGCGGCGGCCTTCGCGGCCGGGGTGGCGCTGGAGTCGCCGCGCTGGGGTGCGGTGGTGGCGCCCGTGGCGTTCTCGGTGGCCGCGTCGCGGGTGTACACGGGCGTGCACTTCCCCAGCGACGTCCTGGCGGGGGCGGCGCTCGGCGCGGGCGCCGCGTTCGCCGTCCGGGGCCTGGTGCCGACCCGCGCCCAGATCACCCCGCCGCCGCGGCCGCGGGCCGAGGCGCCGGCCCTGCCGGAGGGCGAGGGTCTCGTGGTGGTCGCGAACCGGGCCTCGGGCTCCTCCGACCGGGTGCGCGTGCTGCAGGCGGCGCTGCCCGGCGCGGAGATCGTGGAGTGCGAGCCGCAGGACGTGCCGGCCGAGCTGGAGAAGGCGGCGGCCCGGGCGCGGGCGCTCGGGGTCTGCGGGGGTGACGGGACGGTGAACGCGGCGGCCGCGACGGCGATGCGGCACGGCCTGCCGCTGGCGGTGCTGCCCGGGGGCACGCTCAACCACTTCGCCTACGACCTGCGCCTGGAGGACGAGCGCAAGGTCGCCGACGCCGTGCGCGCGGGCGAGGCGGTCCGGGTGGACGTGGGCCGGTTCGCCGCGGGGCGGCAGGAGGGCATCTTCGTCAACACGTTCAGCCTGGGCGTCTACCCGGAGCTGGTGCGTGTGCGGGAGCGCTGGTCCAAGCGGATCGGCGGCTGGCCGGCCGGGCTGCTCGGGGCGATGAAGGTGCTGCGCGCCGACCGGCACCCGCTGGAGGTCGAGCTCGGTGGGCGGCAGCGCCCGCTGTGGCTGCTGTTCGTGGGCAACGGCATGTACCACCGGATGGGGCTCGCGCCCGGCCGCCGCACCGACCTGGCGGACGGGCTCCTGGACGTGCGGGTCGTGCACGGCAGCCGCAGGCCCGCGCTGCGGCTGCTGGCAGCGGCGGCGGCCGGACCGCTCACCCGGTCGCCCGCGCACGCGGCGGTGCAGCTCAACCGGCTGCGGCTGACGGGCCTGGCCCCGGGCACGCCGCTGGCGTACGACGGCGAGGTGACCGAGGTCGAGGGCGACGTGCTGGTGGAGAAGCTGCCCGAGGCGCTGACGGTGTACCGGCCGCTGAGCTGA
- a CDS encoding gas vesicle protein GvpG, protein MGLISEVLLLPFAPARGSAWAIRQVIQEAERIYYDPATVRAELARLEERLEAGEITEEEFDQVEDELLDRLETATRSGETTGDGTAS, encoded by the coding sequence GTGGGACTGATCAGCGAAGTGCTGCTGCTGCCGTTCGCACCGGCGCGCGGCAGCGCGTGGGCGATCAGACAGGTGATCCAAGAGGCGGAACGGATCTACTACGACCCCGCCACCGTACGGGCCGAACTCGCCCGCCTCGAAGAGCGTCTGGAGGCGGGCGAGATCACTGAGGAGGAGTTCGACCAGGTCGAGGACGAGCTGCTCGACCGGCTGGAGACCGCCACGCGCTCCGGCGAAACCACAGGCGACGGGACGGCATCATGA
- a CDS encoding gas vesicle protein, giving the protein MTVIERREIALVDLLDRLLAGGVVITGDITLRIADVDLVRIDLNALISSVNESVPSPFELLPAARPDHEEPR; this is encoded by the coding sequence GTGACCGTCATCGAGCGCCGTGAGATCGCCCTGGTGGACCTGCTCGACCGGCTGCTGGCCGGCGGTGTGGTGATCACCGGCGACATCACGCTGCGGATCGCGGACGTCGACCTCGTGCGCATCGACCTGAACGCGCTGATCAGCTCCGTCAACGAGTCGGTCCCCTCGCCCTTCGAGCTGCTTCCCGCGGCCCGGCCGGACCATGAGGAGCCCCGATGA
- a CDS encoding gas vesicle protein K — MTAQGASHKRLDLEPDTVERDLVKLVLTVVELLRQLMERQAVRRFDTGDLTEEQEERIGLTLMLLEERMAELRDRYGLRPEDLNLDLGPLGPLLPRE, encoded by the coding sequence ATGACGGCCCAGGGCGCGTCACACAAGCGGCTGGACCTGGAGCCCGACACGGTCGAGCGGGACCTGGTGAAACTGGTGCTGACCGTGGTGGAGCTGCTGCGCCAGCTGATGGAACGGCAGGCGGTGCGCCGCTTCGACACCGGCGACCTGACCGAGGAGCAGGAGGAGCGGATCGGGCTCACGCTGATGCTGCTCGAGGAGCGCATGGCGGAGTTGCGGGACCGCTACGGCCTGCGGCCCGAGGACCTGAACCTGGACCTCGGACCGCTCGGCCCGCTGCTGCCCCGGGAGTGA
- a CDS encoding class I SAM-dependent methyltransferase → MPRAQGTEPHETAVYTHGHHESVLRSHTWRTAANSAAYLLGVLKPHMRILDIGCGPGTITADLAELVPDGHVTGVDHAPGILRRARETAAGRGLANMDFAVADVHRLDYPDDTFCVVHAHQVLQHVGDPVQALREMARVTKPGGFIAVRDADYAAMTWYPAVPGLDDWLDLYERVARANGGEPDAGRRLKAWARAAGLTDITAGSGTWTYATDEERAWWSGLWADRTLASAYAERAVEGGHATPELLEAVSGAWREWGRREDGWFTVLHGEILCRKRV, encoded by the coding sequence ATGCCGAGGGCGCAGGGGACCGAACCGCACGAGACCGCCGTCTACACGCACGGACACCACGAGTCCGTGCTGCGGTCGCACACCTGGCGGACCGCCGCCAACTCCGCCGCCTACCTGCTGGGCGTGCTCAAGCCCCACATGCGGATCCTGGACATCGGCTGCGGCCCCGGGACCATCACCGCCGACCTGGCGGAACTGGTGCCCGACGGCCATGTCACCGGCGTCGACCACGCGCCCGGCATCCTGCGCCGGGCGCGGGAGACCGCCGCCGGGCGGGGCCTGGCCAACATGGACTTCGCGGTCGCCGACGTGCACCGCCTGGACTACCCCGACGACACGTTCTGCGTCGTCCACGCCCACCAGGTGCTGCAGCACGTCGGCGACCCGGTGCAAGCCCTGCGCGAGATGGCCCGGGTGACGAAACCGGGTGGCTTCATCGCGGTGCGCGACGCCGACTACGCGGCGATGACCTGGTACCCGGCGGTGCCGGGCCTGGACGACTGGCTGGACCTGTACGAGCGGGTAGCGCGCGCCAACGGCGGCGAGCCGGACGCGGGGCGCCGGCTGAAGGCCTGGGCACGGGCCGCCGGGCTGACGGACATCACGGCCGGCTCCGGCACCTGGACGTACGCCACCGACGAGGAGCGGGCCTGGTGGAGCGGGCTGTGGGCGGACCGCACCCTGGCCTCGGCCTACGCGGAGCGCGCCGTCGAGGGCGGCCACGCCACACCGGAGCTGCTGGAGGCCGTGTCCGGGGCGTGGCGGGAGTGGGGGCGGCGGGAGGACGGCTGGTTCACGGTGCTGCACGGCGAGATCCTGTGCCGCAAACGCGTGTGA
- a CDS encoding ABC-F family ATP-binding cassette domain-containing protein translates to MGHLEAAHLEYHLPDGRTLLGDVSFRVGEGAAVALVGPNGAGKTTLLRLMSGELKPHGGQVTVSGGLGVMRQFVGSVRDETTVRDLLVSVAPPRIREAALAVDRAEHGIMTVDDETAQLAYAQALADWAEARGYEAETLWDMCTTAALGMPYERAQWRQVRTLSGGEQKRLVLEALLRGTDEVLLLDEPDNYLDVPGKRWLEQQLKETRKTVLFVSHDRELLARAAEKIVSVEPGPAGADAWVHGGGFATYHDARRERFARFEELRRRWDEKHAQLKKLVLNLRQAAAVSHEMASRYAAAQTRLRKFEEAGPPPEPPREQDITMRLKGGRTGVRAVTCAQLELTGLMRPFDLEVFYGERVAVLGSNGSGKSHFLRLLAGDDVAHTGQWKLGARVVPGHFAQTHAHPELRGRTLLDILWKDHAQDRGAAMSRLRRYELTGQAEQSFERLSGGQQARFQILMLELQGVTALLLDEPTDNLDLESAEALQEGLEAFDGTVLAVTHDRWFARSFDRFLVFGSDGRVRETAEPVWDERRVERAR, encoded by the coding sequence ATGGGACATCTGGAAGCCGCGCACCTCGAATACCACCTCCCCGACGGCAGGACGCTGCTCGGTGATGTCTCCTTCCGGGTCGGCGAGGGCGCGGCCGTCGCGCTGGTCGGCCCCAACGGCGCGGGCAAGACCACCCTGCTCCGGCTGATGTCCGGCGAGCTGAAACCGCACGGCGGCCAGGTCACCGTCAGCGGCGGCCTCGGCGTGATGCGCCAGTTCGTCGGCTCCGTGCGGGACGAGACGACCGTCCGCGACCTGCTGGTCTCCGTCGCCCCGCCGCGCATCCGCGAGGCGGCCCTGGCCGTGGACCGGGCCGAGCACGGCATCATGACCGTCGACGACGAGACCGCCCAGCTCGCCTACGCCCAGGCCCTCGCCGACTGGGCCGAGGCCCGCGGCTACGAGGCCGAGACGCTGTGGGACATGTGCACCACCGCCGCCCTCGGCATGCCCTACGAACGCGCCCAGTGGCGGCAGGTGCGCACCCTCTCCGGCGGCGAGCAGAAACGCCTCGTGCTGGAGGCACTGCTGCGCGGCACCGACGAGGTGCTGCTCCTCGACGAGCCGGACAACTACCTCGACGTCCCCGGCAAGCGCTGGCTGGAGCAGCAGCTCAAGGAGACCCGCAAGACGGTCCTGTTCGTCTCCCACGACCGCGAACTCCTCGCCCGCGCCGCGGAGAAGATCGTCTCCGTGGAGCCGGGACCCGCCGGCGCCGACGCCTGGGTGCACGGCGGCGGCTTCGCCACCTACCACGACGCCCGCCGCGAGCGCTTCGCCCGCTTCGAGGAACTGCGCCGCCGCTGGGACGAGAAGCACGCCCAGCTGAAGAAACTCGTCCTCAACCTGCGCCAGGCGGCCGCCGTCAGCCACGAGATGGCCTCCCGCTACGCGGCCGCCCAGACCCGCCTGCGCAAGTTCGAGGAGGCCGGGCCGCCGCCCGAGCCGCCGCGCGAGCAGGACATCACCATGCGCCTGAAGGGCGGCCGCACCGGCGTACGCGCCGTCACCTGCGCACAGCTCGAACTGACGGGCCTGATGCGCCCCTTCGACCTGGAGGTGTTCTACGGCGAACGGGTCGCCGTGCTCGGCTCCAACGGGTCGGGCAAGTCGCACTTCCTGCGCCTGCTGGCCGGCGATGACGTCGCGCACACCGGCCAGTGGAAGCTCGGCGCCCGCGTCGTGCCCGGCCACTTCGCCCAGACCCACGCCCACCCCGAGCTGCGCGGCCGCACCCTGCTCGACATCCTGTGGAAGGACCACGCCCAGGACCGGGGCGCGGCCATGTCCCGGCTGCGCCGCTACGAGCTGACCGGCCAGGCGGAGCAGTCCTTCGAGCGGCTCTCCGGCGGCCAGCAGGCCCGCTTCCAGATCCTCATGCTGGAGCTCCAGGGAGTCACCGCCCTGCTCCTGGACGAGCCGACCGACAACCTCGACCTGGAATCCGCCGAGGCCCTCCAGGAGGGCCTGGAGGCCTTCGACGGCACGGTGCTCGCGGTCACCCACGACCGCTGGTTCGCCCGCTCCTTCGACCGCTTCCTGGTCTTCGGCAGCGACGGCCGGGTCCGCGAGACCGCGGAGCCCGTCTGGGACGAGCGCAGGGTGGAACGGGCCCGCTAG